A window of Fragaria vesca subsp. vesca linkage group LG7, FraVesHawaii_1.0, whole genome shotgun sequence contains these coding sequences:
- the LOC101303552 gene encoding 1-acylglycerophosphocholine O-acyltransferase 1-like — MGEASLTSPLLSSDQPPPHLIVTVHDDTTTEFRNPFEFLGSGGFTVPASTTADPFKNATWAVEGVYEWVKIGVCLPIAIVRLVIFGVSLLVGFVATKLALLGWKDRQNPMPKWRCRIMWITRVCTRCILFAFGYHWIRRKGKPAPRATAPIVVSNHVSFIEPIFYFYELFPTIVASESHDSLPFVGTIIRAMQVIYVNRFAPSSRRQAVSEIKRKAACDRFPRVLIFPEGTTTNGRYLISFELGAFISGYPIQPVIVRYPHVHFDQSWGHISLPRLMFRMFTQFHNFMEVEYLPIVFPLDNKKESAFHFAQRTSHAMAGALNVVQTSHSFGDLMLLMKAADLKSKQVRPSAYMVEMASVKSLINISSMEAVDLLDRFLSMNPDSSGHVTYHDFLRVLRLKPCTFSEEIFAFIDVDKNRAITFKQFLFGSAHVLKLRLFRQSCALAFSECVSGDNSYVLKQQFGDVIRPAIPDLNEDEINELFNLFDADCDGRIGKDEFLTCLRRNPLLIALFSPCLLNKDFSEDGNQVLEEIV; from the exons ATGGGCGAGGCCAGCCTCACCTCGCCGCTCCTCTCCTCCGATCAACCACCACCCCACTTGATCGTCACCGTCCACGACGACACCACCACCGAATTCCGCAACCCGTTCGAGTTTCTCGGGTCGGGCGGGTTCACGGTGCCGGCTTCGACGACGGCGGATCCGTTCAAGAACGCGACTTGGGCGGTGGAAGGGGTTTACGAGTGGGTGAAGATCGGGGTGTGCTTGCCGATCGCGATTGTGAGGCTTGTGATCTTCGGGGTTTCGTTGCTGGTGGGGTTTGTGGCGACCAAACTGGCTCTGTTGGGGTGGAAGGATCGGCAGAACCCTATGCCCAAATGGCGGTGTAGGATCATGTGGATCACTAGGGTTTGCACTCGCTGTATTCTCTTTGCTTTTGG TTATCATTGGATAAGGCGGAAAGGAAAACCTGCTCCAAGAGCTACTGCCCCAATTGTTGTATCTAATCATGTATCTTTTATAGAACCTATATTCTATTTTTACGAACTATTCCCAACGATTGTTGCATCTGAGTCCCATGATTCCCTACCTTTCGTTGGAACCATCATCAGAGCAATGCAG GTGATATATGTTAATAGGTTTGCACCATCGTCAAGGAGACAAGCTGTTAGTGAAATAAAG AGAAAAGCTGCGTGCGATAGATTTCCTCGAGTGCTCATATTTCCGGAGGGAACTACTACCAACGGAAGATATCTCATTTCATTTGAACTTGGTGCATTCATCTCTGGTTACCCAATCCAACCAGTAATTGTACGCTATCCTCATGTGCACTTTGATCAGTCCTG GGGGCACATTTCTTTGCCAAGGCTCATGTTTAGGATGTTCACACAATTTCACAATTTTATGGAG GTAGAGTACCTTCCTATTGTCTTTCCCCTTGATAACAAGAAAGAAAGTGCTTTCCACTTTGCTCAGAGG ACTAGTCATGCTATGGCAGGTGCACTCAATGTTGTACAGACATCTCATTCTTTTGGAGATTTAATGCTACTCATGAAAGCAGCTGATTTGAAATCAAAACAG GTGCGGCCGTCAGCTTACATGGTTGAAATGGCGAGTGTAAAATCT TTAATCAATATAAGCAGCATGGAAGCCGTCGATCTTTTGGATAGGTTTCTTTCTATGAATCCAGACTCCAG TGGTCATGTTACCTATCATGATTTCCTGAGGGTTCTAAGACTCAAGCCCTGTACCTTTTCTGAAGAG ATATTTGCATTCATTGATGTTGACAAAAATCGAGCCATCACATTTAAGCAG TTCTTATTTGGATCAGCGCATGTCTTGAAGCTACGATTATTCCGGCAATCCTGTGCATTAGCGTTTTCTGAATGTGTTTCTGGGGATAACAGCTATGTTTTAAAACAACAA TTTGGAGACGTTATCAGGCCGGCAATCCCGGATTTGAACGAGGATGAG ATCAATGAGCTGTTCAATTTATTTGATGCTGATTGTGATGGGAGAATTGGCAAGGACGAATTTCTCACTTGTCTAAGACGAAACCCATTACTAATTGCGCTTTTCTCACCTTGTTTGCTTAACAAAGACTTCTCAGAAGATGGTAATCAGGTGTTGGAAGAGATTGTGTAG